A window of Paenibacillus sp. 19GGS1-52 contains these coding sequences:
- a CDS encoding 3-oxoacyl-[acyl-carrier-protein] synthase III C-terminal domain-containing protein produces the protein MAGICIKDIDIYHPSNKVGNDFFIQHFDEKGIDIRGLLATLGRDTRYSINNEEENSLTMAFEAASNVLEKTGLTGADIDLIAYASQTPEYIFPTNSLMIHRLINGASHTICIDSNANCAGMTASVEQVSRQMIANPRIKRALVIGSDHVAPHADKSDPVYYANFGDAAAAVILERVENSSGFIDSIYQTDTCVYGNSLFPAEGLAKMGKTGVANGEFNVKFIPFDDSICVDAASESIQTLLSNNDIAPESIKAACFSQLSLPNIRAVSERTGLGSDVAVYIGDEFGYTSTSSPFIALHKAVTTGKIERGDKVLFWTVGAGWQNVAFVMEY, from the coding sequence ATGGCTGGAATCTGTATAAAAGATATCGATATCTATCACCCAAGTAACAAAGTTGGTAATGACTTTTTCATTCAACATTTCGACGAAAAGGGTATTGATATCCGTGGACTTCTGGCTACTTTAGGTCGTGATACTCGCTACAGTATTAACAATGAGGAAGAGAACTCCCTGACTATGGCTTTTGAAGCGGCTAGCAACGTTCTGGAGAAGACAGGGCTAACTGGTGCTGATATCGACCTTATCGCCTATGCCAGTCAGACTCCTGAATATATCTTCCCTACTAATTCATTAATGATTCACCGACTGATTAACGGCGCATCCCATACCATCTGTATTGATAGTAATGCTAACTGTGCTGGGATGACGGCTTCCGTTGAGCAAGTTAGTCGCCAGATGATTGCTAATCCGAGAATCAAGCGTGCTCTTGTTATCGGTTCCGATCATGTAGCCCCACATGCTGATAAAAGCGATCCTGTATATTATGCCAACTTCGGTGATGCTGCTGCAGCTGTGATTTTGGAACGTGTCGAGAATTCGTCAGGATTCATTGATTCTATCTACCAGACCGACACTTGTGTCTATGGAAATTCCCTGTTCCCTGCTGAAGGCTTAGCCAAAATGGGCAAGACAGGCGTAGCCAACGGAGAGTTCAATGTTAAATTCATTCCCTTCGATGATTCTATCTGTGTAGATGCTGCATCTGAATCTATTCAAACCCTACTCTCCAACAATGATATTGCACCTGAATCCATTAAAGCGGCTTGCTTCTCGCAACTGTCACTTCCCAATATTCGTGCTGTATCCGAAAGAACTGGACTCGGCAGCGACGTTGCTGTGTATATTGGTGATGAGTTCGGTTATACCTCCACTAGCAGCCCTTTTATCGCCCTACACAAGGCTGTTACCACCGGAAAGATTGAGCGTGGGGATAAAGTATTATTTTGGACGGTTGGTGCTGGCTGGCAGAATGTCGCTTTTGTTATGGAGTATTAA
- a CDS encoding nucleoside recognition domain-containing protein has translation MINGIWLGMIVIGFLFAAVNGRMDEFTAAVFDGAKNGVTVSFGLISVLVFWLGIMRIAEDAGLLKKIARVLGPVVSFLFPDVPKGHPAIGYILSNMSANLLGLGNAATPMGIKAMQELQTLNPDKETATPAMCTLLALNTASITLIPATLIAIRLNYGSADPAGIVGTTLAATAVATIAAIAADRMFRRMSLLRRPPKPPVVRNGDSIRGSTKLPNSSVKG, from the coding sequence ATGATTAACGGGATCTGGCTCGGAATGATCGTCATCGGCTTTCTGTTCGCGGCCGTTAACGGCCGCATGGATGAGTTTACAGCCGCTGTATTTGACGGAGCTAAGAATGGCGTTACTGTAAGCTTTGGCTTAATCAGTGTACTAGTGTTCTGGCTCGGGATTATGCGGATCGCTGAAGATGCGGGGCTGCTCAAAAAAATCGCCAGGGTACTTGGCCCTGTGGTTTCTTTTTTATTTCCTGACGTTCCGAAGGGGCATCCGGCTATTGGCTATATTCTATCCAATATGAGTGCGAATTTGCTTGGTTTGGGCAATGCGGCAACACCGATGGGGATCAAGGCGATGCAGGAGCTGCAGACGCTTAATCCGGACAAAGAAACCGCTACACCAGCCATGTGTACTTTACTGGCACTTAATACGGCGAGCATTACCCTTATCCCGGCAACGTTGATTGCCATTAGACTTAACTATGGCTCGGCTGACCCGGCTGGTATCGTGGGTACGACACTGGCAGCTACAGCGGTAGCCACGATAGCGGCCATTGCCGCCGATAGAATGTTCCGGCGGATGTCTCTGCTGCGCAGGCCGCCGAAGCCTCCTGTAGTGAGGAATGGAGACTCTATTCGTGGGAGCACAAAGCTTCCTAATTCTTCTGTGAAAGGATGA
- a CDS encoding N-acetylmuramoyl-L-alanine amidase: MRYKGLILHHSRCPSINGKGFDFWIGSEGNIFAAPLLTDPDYIHLCLEGDFSKQESAPSLTGRKEQLFAAGKLIFELAERYQISPLIIEHHTNSCPGIFFPWNELVIYPSDGYH, encoded by the coding sequence ATGAGATACAAAGGCCTAATTCTACATCATTCCCGCTGCCCATCTATCAACGGTAAAGGCTTCGATTTCTGGATAGGGTCAGAGGGGAACATTTTTGCTGCGCCGCTGCTGACAGATCCTGACTATATTCACCTCTGTCTAGAGGGTGACTTTAGCAAGCAGGAGAGTGCTCCGTCACTTACGGGAAGGAAGGAACAGCTTTTTGCAGCAGGAAAACTTATTTTTGAGCTGGCTGAACGCTATCAAATCTCACCATTAATCATTGAACACCATACTAATTCCTGCCCTGGGATATTTTTTCCGTGGAATGAACTTGTGATTTATCCCTCTGATGGTTATCATTAA
- the glpK gene encoding glycerol kinase GlpK, translating into MILSLDQGTTSSRAILFDEEARMISQGQYEIKQSFPRPGWVEHDPEQIWETQLAAARDAISASGFAATQISAIGITNQRETALVWDKFTGKPIYPAIVWQDRRTAEHCEELKDRGLEEEIASKTGLVVDAYFSATKLSWILDHVEGARERAQNGELLAGTIDSWLIWKLTGGAIHATDVTNASRTMLFNLHERIWDDKLMNELRIPRSILPEVRMSGGEFGTAAAQWFGAEIPIRSVLGDQQAALFGHTCLEAGSAKNTYGTGCFILMNTGTEAVASSHGLLTTVAWGMGDEMYYALEGSVFVAGAAVQWLQEGLGLIEEPASSEDKAKEVEDSEGVVVVPAFTGLGAPYWDMYARGAIFGLTRGTTAGHLVRATLESLAFQSRDVIGAMEKDAGMPLTGLRVDGGAVRNDLLMQFQSDILGSEVTRTAYAETTALGAALLAGLTSGIWTRDQLESFNKAERVFTPLMGQEERERRYHAWQDAVSRTMGWEKHAGHR; encoded by the coding sequence ATGATTTTGTCATTAGATCAAGGCACTACTAGCTCTAGGGCGATACTGTTCGATGAGGAGGCCAGAATGATCTCCCAGGGACAATATGAAATTAAGCAGTCCTTTCCTCGTCCCGGATGGGTGGAGCATGACCCTGAGCAAATATGGGAGACTCAACTGGCTGCGGCAAGGGATGCGATAAGCGCGAGCGGCTTTGCGGCAACACAAATATCCGCTATCGGGATTACGAACCAACGAGAAACAGCTCTCGTGTGGGATAAATTCACAGGTAAACCGATTTATCCAGCTATCGTATGGCAGGATCGGAGAACTGCTGAACACTGCGAAGAGCTTAAAGATAGAGGTTTGGAAGAAGAGATTGCTAGCAAGACTGGGCTGGTAGTAGATGCCTATTTCTCAGCGACCAAACTCTCCTGGATCCTTGACCATGTAGAAGGAGCACGTGAGCGGGCGCAGAACGGTGAATTACTAGCAGGTACAATTGACAGCTGGCTGATCTGGAAGCTCACTGGAGGTGCTATACATGCCACTGATGTTACTAATGCTTCTCGCACCATGTTGTTTAACTTGCATGAACGTATATGGGATGACAAGCTCATGAACGAGCTTCGCATTCCTCGTTCCATCTTGCCTGAGGTGAGGATGTCAGGGGGAGAATTTGGAACAGCAGCAGCGCAGTGGTTTGGTGCCGAAATTCCGATCCGCTCTGTACTGGGAGACCAGCAGGCAGCCTTATTTGGCCATACCTGTCTCGAAGCAGGCAGTGCCAAAAATACATATGGAACAGGCTGTTTTATTCTGATGAATACAGGAACTGAAGCAGTGGCCTCAAGCCATGGTCTGCTGACAACAGTAGCATGGGGTATGGGGGACGAAATGTACTATGCCCTTGAAGGTAGTGTGTTTGTAGCCGGGGCTGCCGTACAGTGGCTGCAGGAGGGCTTAGGGCTCATTGAAGAACCGGCGAGTTCAGAGGATAAGGCTAAGGAAGTGGAGGATAGTGAAGGTGTTGTGGTCGTTCCGGCATTCACCGGACTAGGCGCACCTTATTGGGACATGTATGCTCGAGGAGCGATATTTGGTTTAACCCGGGGAACAACAGCCGGTCATTTAGTACGTGCAACCTTGGAATCCCTTGCTTTTCAGTCTAGAGACGTTATTGGGGCTATGGAAAAAGACGCCGGCATGCCACTTACTGGTCTGCGTGTAGACGGTGGCGCGGTACGCAACGATTTGCTGATGCAATTCCAGTCAGACATCCTTGGTAGTGAGGTTACGCGTACGGCTTACGCAGAGACGACTGCGCTGGGCGCAGCGCTTCTTGCTGGGCTAACCTCTGGTATTTGGACAAGGGACCAGCTGGAGAGCTTTAACAAGGCTGAGAGGGTCTTTACACCTTTGATGGGGCAAGAAGAGCGTGAACGCCGCTATCACGCCTGGCAGGATGCGGTGTCACGCACGATGGGCTGGGAGAAGCACGCAGGACATCGTTAA
- a CDS encoding cytochrome c biogenesis protein ResB → MMGHTPFITNTKCECGHQNPVGTVLCEACGKPIGEEFDSSENLEMRYDGVARRSQRVNPGVIDLIWNFFSSVKIAIYLIVLTLLGSMLGTVFPQESTFLNIDASTYYKEQYGTAGNIYYTLGFSHTYESWWFVSLLVMIGASLVICSLDRVLPLYKALTRQKIRKHRQFLTRQKVVLIANVEEEPEAWVTRLIQPLKKKGYRVKVDGGALLAEKHRFSRWGPYVIHIGLIIFLLAVLARGLPGLNMDQHLAFPQGEITRIPDTTYYLKNEKFKVEFYTEEEMPEEFRGKKVLPKLYQTSAVLYQCTADCLDPSKKPQLSEVAAHDIQVNSPLKYKGLKAYQFDYDLTPVLRSVQPELINSASGESYGKFKLEMKNPERSFQVGPYTLTLKEKYLDFGLNEDGQPVSKSPYPNAPAFLFLIKGPDLPAAGQQYFYFPKQVDKAQFQQASINDKLGGQDRFLELDVGNMSDVDFAESTAYLNIRVDRAMPFVWLGAGIVMLGLVLGFYWQHRRIWLIVNNGELTLGGHTNKNWFGFRREIVSILERVDMAVDEKSLDNGGGLA, encoded by the coding sequence ATGATGGGGCATACGCCTTTTATTACCAACACCAAATGTGAATGCGGTCACCAGAACCCTGTAGGCACTGTTCTTTGCGAAGCCTGCGGCAAGCCGATTGGTGAGGAGTTTGATTCCAGCGAGAACCTTGAAATGCGCTATGATGGTGTTGCCCGCCGTTCCCAGCGTGTCAATCCAGGAGTTATTGATCTCATTTGGAACTTCTTCTCCTCGGTCAAAATAGCGATTTACCTGATTGTACTGACCTTGCTGGGCTCTATGCTGGGTACGGTTTTTCCACAGGAAAGCACTTTTTTGAATATTGATGCCTCGACCTATTACAAGGAACAGTATGGAACAGCGGGAAATATTTATTACACACTTGGCTTCTCCCATACTTATGAGTCCTGGTGGTTTGTATCTTTGCTTGTGATGATTGGTGCTTCGCTGGTTATTTGCAGCCTGGATCGGGTTCTTCCGCTATATAAGGCATTAACAAGACAGAAGATCCGCAAGCATCGGCAGTTTTTAACCCGGCAGAAGGTCGTCTTGATAGCAAATGTAGAGGAAGAGCCGGAAGCCTGGGTAACCCGCTTAATTCAGCCATTGAAGAAAAAAGGCTATCGTGTCAAGGTAGATGGGGGTGCTCTGCTGGCTGAGAAGCACCGCTTCAGCCGCTGGGGACCCTATGTAATACATATCGGTCTTATCATTTTTCTGCTTGCGGTACTTGCGAGAGGCTTGCCTGGACTTAACATGGATCAGCATTTAGCTTTTCCGCAAGGGGAAATTACCCGGATTCCGGACACGACCTATTATTTAAAGAATGAGAAATTTAAGGTTGAGTTCTACACGGAGGAAGAGATGCCCGAAGAGTTCCGTGGCAAAAAAGTTCTTCCGAAGCTTTATCAGACGAGCGCGGTGCTGTATCAATGTACTGCGGATTGCCTGGACCCGTCTAAGAAACCACAGCTGTCCGAAGTGGCAGCACATGATATTCAGGTAAATTCACCTTTGAAGTACAAAGGTTTGAAAGCGTATCAGTTTGACTACGACCTAACTCCAGTGCTGCGCTCAGTGCAGCCGGAGCTGATAAATTCTGCAAGCGGAGAGTCTTATGGCAAGTTTAAGCTGGAGATGAAGAATCCAGAGCGGAGCTTTCAGGTGGGTCCTTATACGCTGACACTTAAGGAGAAATACTTGGACTTTGGTCTAAATGAGGATGGTCAGCCGGTCTCCAAGTCACCGTATCCAAATGCACCAGCCTTTCTATTCCTGATCAAGGGACCGGATCTTCCGGCGGCTGGCCAGCAATACTTTTATTTTCCCAAACAGGTGGATAAGGCCCAGTTCCAACAGGCTTCCATTAATGATAAGCTCGGTGGCCAAGACCGCTTTTTGGAACTTGATGTGGGCAACATGAGTGATGTCGACTTTGCAGAATCAACGGCCTATCTGAATATACGTGTGGACCGTGCTATGCCTTTCGTATGGTTGGGAGCAGGAATCGTTATGCTGGGTCTTGTGCTCGGTTTTTATTGGCAACATCGACGCATCTGGCTAATTGTAAATAATGGAGAACTAACGCTCGGAGGACATACGAATAAGAACTGGTTCGGCTTCCGCCGCGAGATTGTTTCTATTTTGGAAAGAGTGGACATGGCAGTCGATGAAAAATCCTTGGACAACGGGGGAGGTCTAGCATGA
- the ccsA gene encoding cytochrome c biogenesis protein CcsA, which produces MSLLDFSSNIFIAAFFLYSGAFMLFTIAIMGRKWSGRDPKAHTARWGKVAFTVSSVGLLCHMAYFVTRWRGSGHIPVSNMYEFMTFLSMMVMVAFTVIFAIYRKIILGVFAVPISIIVMAYAAVFPQEIQPLIPSLQSIYLNIHVTLAATGESFFAVGFAAGLMYLLRTVKFDSVEKGDRKQQRLVEFTLFSIIVIIGFLGSVFAFRSAGYETIFVRENVTIDSPGQENSTIEKVSYKMPPIVAPYHSEIESFQSFLGMKAPLFEAPAWMNGVNAGRKFNTVIWSLISGLLLYGVIRLIARKPLGKAIHPVMDGIDEGDLDEIAYRAIAIGFPIFTLGALIFAMIWAQVAWGRFWGWDPKEVWALITWLFYSAYLHLRLARGWQGRKSAWLAVLGFLVVMFTLVGVNLVIAGLHSYAGTD; this is translated from the coding sequence ATGAGCTTACTCGATTTCAGCAGTAACATCTTTATTGCCGCTTTTTTCTTATACAGTGGCGCGTTCATGTTATTCACTATCGCCATCATGGGCCGCAAATGGTCCGGACGCGATCCAAAGGCTCATACAGCGCGCTGGGGTAAAGTTGCGTTCACAGTATCCTCTGTCGGCTTGCTGTGCCATATGGCATACTTTGTAACCCGCTGGAGGGGTTCAGGGCATATTCCCGTTAGTAACATGTATGAATTCATGACTTTTTTATCGATGATGGTTATGGTAGCTTTTACCGTAATATTCGCCATTTATCGCAAAATTATACTGGGTGTCTTCGCTGTTCCAATTTCCATTATTGTTATGGCCTATGCTGCTGTATTTCCACAGGAGATTCAGCCGCTGATACCTTCTTTGCAATCCATCTATCTAAACATTCATGTTACGCTGGCGGCAACTGGGGAATCCTTTTTCGCGGTTGGATTTGCCGCTGGACTAATGTATCTTTTACGGACTGTGAAATTTGACAGTGTGGAGAAAGGCGACCGCAAACAGCAACGGTTGGTCGAATTTACACTGTTTTCTATCATTGTTATAATTGGGTTTCTGGGCTCGGTATTTGCTTTTCGTAGCGCTGGATATGAAACGATTTTTGTTCGTGAGAACGTTACGATTGACAGCCCTGGGCAGGAAAATAGTACAATAGAGAAAGTCAGTTATAAAATGCCACCTATTGTGGCACCTTACCATAGCGAAATTGAGAGCTTCCAGTCGTTTCTTGGCATGAAAGCGCCACTCTTCGAAGCGCCAGCTTGGATGAATGGTGTAAATGCAGGGCGGAAGTTCAATACTGTTATCTGGTCACTGATTTCCGGGCTGCTTCTTTATGGAGTTATCCGTCTTATTGCTCGCAAACCGCTGGGCAAGGCGATTCATCCGGTTATGGACGGAATTGATGAGGGAGACCTCGATGAGATTGCGTACAGGGCGATAGCGATAGGTTTCCCTATATTTACACTGGGGGCTTTGATTTTTGCAATGATATGGGCTCAAGTGGCTTGGGGTAGATTCTGGGGATGGGACCCAAAAGAAGTGTGGGCACTCATTACTTGGTTATTTTATAGTGCTTATCTTCACTTGCGGCTGGCACGCGGATGGCAAGGGCGCAAATCCGCATGGCTCGCAGTACTCGGCTTTCTAGTCGTAATGTTTACCCTGGTTGGTGTTAATCTGGTCATCGCTGGACTTCATTCTTATGCGGGGACAGATTGA
- a CDS encoding pseudouridine synthase — protein MERLQKILAQAGVASRRKCEEMILAGKVEVNGELVTTLGTKVDPAQDIIKVSGRLIRSENKIYIMFNKPKGVITSASDPKGRKVVTDYLKGINERVYPVGRLDYDTEGLLLLTNDGEFANLLTHPKHHVPKTYHATVKGVPHGSALDKLKTGIKLEDGMTAPAEVEYKDVGEGNKESVISITIHEGRNRQVRRMFEAISHPVIRLKRISFGDILLQNLKRGSYRHLTKDEINHLQQIAQAGLLKERTPRKDT, from the coding sequence ATGGAAAGATTACAGAAAATTTTGGCGCAAGCAGGTGTAGCGTCCAGACGCAAGTGTGAAGAAATGATTTTGGCCGGTAAAGTGGAAGTCAACGGGGAACTCGTAACTACGCTTGGCACAAAGGTTGACCCCGCACAAGATATTATTAAAGTTTCCGGCAGATTGATCCGGAGCGAGAATAAAATCTATATTATGTTCAACAAGCCTAAGGGTGTTATTACGAGCGCTTCCGATCCTAAAGGGCGCAAAGTGGTAACGGATTACCTAAAGGGTATTAACGAGCGGGTATATCCCGTTGGCCGTCTGGATTATGATACAGAAGGATTGCTGCTGCTGACAAATGATGGTGAGTTTGCAAACCTGCTGACTCATCCTAAGCATCATGTACCCAAGACGTATCATGCCACAGTCAAAGGGGTGCCGCACGGCTCTGCACTGGACAAGCTCAAGACAGGCATCAAGCTGGAAGACGGTATGACTGCTCCGGCCGAAGTGGAATACAAGGATGTTGGCGAAGGAAACAAAGAATCTGTAATAAGCATTACCATTCACGAGGGACGCAACCGTCAGGTGCGACGGATGTTCGAAGCGATCTCTCACCCCGTGATTCGCTTGAAGCGGATTTCATTCGGGGATATTTTGCTGCAAAATTTAAAACGTGGTTCGTACCGCCATTTGACTAAGGATGAAATCAACCATCTGCAGCAAATTGCCCAAGCGGGATTGCTAAAAGAAAGAACACCACGTAAAGACACATAA
- a CDS encoding spore maturation protein — protein sequence MFELISLLSSWAIPVMITFIPLYAFTRKVPVYESFVEGAKEGFGTAITIIPPLVGMLVAISVFRASGALDFLMGFIAPALQSLGVPPEVLPLGLLRPLTGTGSLAYTTDLIRVHGPDSLIGLIASTIQGSTDTTLYVLTVYFGAVGVRNGRYALKVGLFSDIVGFVAAIAICLMVFG from the coding sequence ATGTTTGAATTGATCAGTCTGCTATCATCATGGGCTATACCGGTCATGATCACGTTTATACCGCTCTACGCATTTACTCGAAAGGTTCCCGTGTATGAATCATTTGTAGAAGGAGCGAAGGAGGGCTTTGGAACTGCAATCACCATAATCCCTCCTTTAGTGGGGATGTTGGTAGCCATCAGTGTCTTCCGCGCCTCTGGAGCGCTGGACTTCCTGATGGGCTTCATAGCTCCAGCGTTGCAAAGTTTAGGAGTGCCCCCAGAAGTGTTGCCACTCGGTCTTCTAAGGCCGCTTACGGGCACTGGGTCGCTCGCCTATACCACTGACCTCATCCGCGTCCATGGCCCAGACTCACTTATCGGATTAATTGCCTCAACCATCCAGGGCAGCACCGATACTACCCTTTACGTGCTGACCGTATATTTCGGAGCTGTTGGCGTTCGTAACGGCCGTTATGCGCTCAAGGTCGGCCTCTTCTCTGATATTGTCGGCTTTGTCGCTGCAATCGCTATCTGTCTCATGGTATTTGGTTAG
- a CDS encoding response regulator transcription factor, whose translation MAEHLNRILVVDDEERIRRLLKMYLEKEGYEIDEAEDGEIALRKATANDYGLILLDVMLPGIDGIEVLTRLRGVKSTPVLMLTAKGEEINRVQGFEMGADDYVVKPFSPREVIYRVKAIMRRSSATAFLSKESNSSNNIVFPHLIIEHDAHRVTAGGQEVSLTPKEYELLHYLAISPDKVFSREELLKDVWNYEFFGDLRTVDTHVKRLREKLNKVSPESAAMITTVWGVGYKLEVPK comes from the coding sequence ATGGCAGAGCATTTGAATAGAATTCTGGTGGTGGATGACGAGGAACGCATTCGCCGCCTACTTAAGATGTACCTTGAAAAAGAAGGATATGAAATCGATGAAGCCGAGGATGGCGAGATTGCACTGCGCAAAGCAACGGCTAATGACTACGGTCTAATCTTGCTGGACGTCATGTTGCCCGGTATCGACGGGATTGAAGTTCTGACAAGACTTAGAGGGGTCAAATCTACACCAGTATTAATGCTTACAGCCAAAGGCGAAGAGATTAACCGTGTTCAGGGCTTTGAAATGGGCGCTGACGATTATGTGGTTAAGCCTTTTAGCCCGCGTGAGGTGATCTATCGCGTTAAGGCCATTATGCGCCGTTCATCGGCGACGGCCTTTTTGTCCAAGGAGAGCAATTCAAGCAACAATATTGTATTCCCGCATCTTATTATTGAGCATGATGCGCATCGTGTGACGGCAGGTGGACAGGAAGTGAGCTTGACTCCAAAGGAATACGAGTTGCTGCATTATTTAGCGATTTCACCGGATAAGGTATTTTCCCGCGAAGAACTGCTCAAGGATGTCTGGAATTACGAATTTTTTGGGGATTTGCGCACAGTGGACACGCATGTGAAACGGCTTCGCGAAAAACTGAATAAAGTATCACCGGAATCGGCAGCAATGATCACAACGGTATGGGGAGTAGGCTATAAACTTGAGGTTCCTAAATAG
- the resA gene encoding thiol-disulfide oxidoreductase ResA yields the protein MGKARKPIQIVILFLIVLLGGYAIGSSVFGGDGKPKEGSRAPSFELLGLDGQTHTLNEYKGKAVVLNFWGSWCGPCVKEMPALQAQWEKWRDQGVVVVGVNVGEDQMTVENFVKMVGINFPVVMDTGRDAVRSYGISPMPTTFFINSKGKVDSIHIGQLDLSTLDAQIGKLVSR from the coding sequence GTGGGGAAAGCAAGAAAGCCGATTCAAATCGTGATCCTGTTTCTAATAGTTCTGCTGGGAGGCTATGCAATTGGCTCTTCAGTATTTGGTGGAGACGGAAAACCTAAGGAAGGCAGTAGAGCGCCATCCTTCGAGCTTCTCGGTCTTGACGGCCAGACCCACACGTTAAACGAATATAAGGGCAAGGCTGTTGTACTGAATTTCTGGGGCTCCTGGTGTGGTCCTTGTGTCAAAGAAATGCCAGCTCTCCAGGCCCAGTGGGAGAAATGGCGCGACCAAGGAGTTGTAGTTGTAGGAGTAAATGTTGGTGAGGATCAGATGACTGTCGAGAATTTTGTGAAGATGGTTGGCATTAATTTTCCTGTGGTTATGGACACCGGGCGAGATGCGGTGCGGAGCTACGGTATTTCACCAATGCCAACTACCTTCTTCATCAATTCAAAGGGAAAAGTGGACAGTATTCACATTGGCCAGCTTGATTTAAGTACACTGGATGCCCAAATTGGGAAGTTGGTGAGCCGATGA
- a CDS encoding ATP-binding protein translates to MNFWRSLVGKLWVTIICLVAVVLITLGLFLLPYIDSNFANSGAIKRLFLYTCMIGFSLTTFFALFLFTKITQPMHRVIEAANDIRRGEYSTRLTLVTSDEIGQLATSFNHMAQELEANIRSLNHEKGHLSSVLRSMSDAVITFDIEGKIILTNPHGQALLETWSDLSWEQESETELYPEVVGQSNVPPPLRPLFLSTLNQRGDQRSNVHVRQGVWSVHMAPLYSEDNIRGAVAVLRDVTEEVRLEKMRTDFVANVSHEIRTPLSMMQGYSEALLDGMASSPEESSELVQVIHDESLRMGRLVKDLLDLARMEAGHTDIMKNQLDMNELLERVYRKFSVRAKEREIDLQFNKHSDVLQLKAADEDKLEQVLTNLLDNAFRHTPAGKKIIILAGSSVLEGRRYVEINIRDEGVGISPEDLPYIFERFYKADKARVRGESVGTGLGLAIVKNIVESHHGYISASSKLGEGTTFTLRLPVEK, encoded by the coding sequence GTGAACTTCTGGAGAAGTCTTGTCGGCAAGCTGTGGGTCACGATCATCTGTCTTGTTGCTGTCGTGCTCATTACTTTAGGGTTATTTCTGCTTCCCTACATCGACAGTAACTTTGCCAATTCCGGGGCAATTAAACGTTTATTTTTGTATACGTGTATGATTGGTTTCTCCTTGACGACTTTCTTCGCCTTGTTTCTGTTTACGAAGATTACACAGCCCATGCATCGTGTGATTGAGGCTGCGAACGATATTCGCCGCGGCGAATACAGCACGAGACTTACGCTTGTCACCAGTGACGAAATTGGGCAACTGGCGACTTCTTTTAACCATATGGCTCAAGAACTGGAAGCAAATATACGCAGTCTCAATCATGAGAAAGGCCATCTGTCCAGTGTGCTGCGCAGCATGAGTGATGCTGTAATTACATTTGATATCGAAGGCAAGATCATATTGACTAATCCGCATGGACAAGCGCTGCTTGAAACCTGGAGTGATCTTTCCTGGGAGCAAGAGAGCGAAACCGAACTTTATCCTGAGGTAGTTGGCCAGAGTAATGTGCCGCCGCCGCTGCGCCCCTTATTTCTTAGTACCTTGAACCAGCGGGGCGATCAGCGCTCCAATGTGCATGTCCGGCAAGGCGTTTGGTCTGTGCACATGGCTCCACTGTATTCGGAAGATAACATTCGCGGAGCCGTGGCTGTTCTTCGCGATGTAACCGAGGAGGTACGACTGGAGAAGATGCGTACGGACTTTGTCGCCAACGTCTCGCATGAAATCCGTACTCCGCTTTCGATGATGCAGGGCTATAGCGAAGCGCTTCTGGATGGAATGGCTTCTTCGCCAGAGGAGAGCAGCGAGCTGGTTCAGGTCATCCATGACGAGTCATTGCGGATGGGCCGACTGGTGAAGGATTTACTTGATCTGGCTCGCATGGAGGCTGGTCATACCGATATAATGAAGAATCAGCTTGATATGAATGAGCTGCTTGAACGGGTCTACCGCAAGTTTTCTGTACGTGCTAAGGAACGAGAGATTGATTTACAATTTAATAAACATAGTGACGTACTGCAGTTGAAGGCGGCAGATGAAGATAAGTTGGAGCAGGTTCTAACCAATTTGCTGGATAATGCCTTCCGCCATACACCTGCCGGTAAGAAGATTATTATTCTTGCAGGTTCCAGTGTGTTGGAAGGTCGTCGCTACGTTGAAATTAACATTCGAGATGAGGGTGTCGGAATTTCTCCGGAAGATTTGCCATATATATTCGAACGCTTTTATAAAGCCGATAAGGCGCGTGTACGGGGTGAATCTGTAGGTACCGGATTAGGACTTGCCATTGTCAAAAATATTGTCGAGTCGCATCATGGGTATATCTCTGCCTCCAGCAAGCTTGGAGAAGGGACAACCTTCACACTTCGACTGCCTGTCGAAAAATAG